The Azospirillum humicireducens DNA segment CTCCGCTGCGATCAGGTCGCCGGCCTTGTCGATGCGCTTGGTGTCGGAATAGACCAGCCCGGCCAGGATCAGCGCCTGCGCCTTGGCCCGGCTTTCCGCCAGCCCGCGCTCCACCAGCGCCACATCCGCCCTTATCCGTGCCATGCCGTCAGCCCTTCGCTCATGCCCTTGCCGGCGCATTCCTGACGCGGAACGGTCGGAAGGGCAAGCCCCCGGGGACCGGATTCGTCAGGCGGCGGGGAAGTCGACGATCACACGGGTACCGTAGGGGCTGCTGTCCGCGGCCAGCGTGCCGCGCAACTGGCCGACGAATGCACGGACCACCTTCAGCCCCAACGTGGCGGCACGGGTGATGTCCAGCCCGGCCGGCAGCCCGGTGCCGCGGTCGGAGATCTCCAGACGGACGGTATCGCCGCCAATGCGGCCAAGCCGCACATCGACGGTGCCCGGCGACCCGGCCGGAAATGCGTGGCGGGCGGCGTTGCCGACCAGTTCGCTCACGATCAGGCTGAAGGGAATGATCGAGTCGACCGGCAGTTCCGTCGCCTCCGCAGCGACATGGATACGGTGGGCGCCGGGAAGCGTCGCCTCCAATTCCTGACAGAGTTCCCGCAGATGCGGCGCCAAGTCGACGGTGCCGGCGCGCAAGGCGCCGTGGGTATGCTGGTGGGCTTGGGTAACGGTGCCGACCCGGCTGCCGGCGCTTTGCAGGGCACGGCGCACTTCGGGATCCTTGCTGGACAGCGTCTGCAGGGTCAGCAGGCTGGAGACGAGCTGCAGCGTGTTCTTCAGCCGGTGGCTGACATCGCGCAGACGCCGCTCATGCTCCGCAACCGACTCCGGCGTCTCATCTGCCGTGACGATCAGGGCACGGACGACGCCATTGAGACCCAGCATCGGAGTGACGCGCAAATCCCAGAACCGCTCACCGTCCGGTGCGCGGTCGCTCGCCGCCCGGTTGCGCTGCGGTCGACCGCTGTTGCGCGCTTCCACCAGCAACACCGGTGACAGGGCGGGAAAGCTGTTGGTCAAGCTGGAGCCCGCAACCACGCCCAGCGCGCGGAAGGCGGCGTTGGCGAAGCTGCAGCAGTCGTCCGCCCCCTCCAGCAGCGCGGTGGGCGTCGGCATCTGATCGAGCAGGCATCGCAACAGCGCAGGATCGTCGATGCATGAGCCGCTGCCTTCCGCCGCCCGCGCCGCGCCGTGATCCGTCCCGAACTCCGCGTTCCGGTACGCCGTGACCGCCATGATGTGCGCCATCGCCCCTGACCCCGTAGCCGCCCCGCGTGCTGCCGGCGCATCCACCGCTACAGAGGAGCTACCATTCCAGCCTGGGAAGTGTAAGGCGTCGCTCGCGCTCGGCACCAGTCCAACAACCCGAAACCTTCCTAGACAAATGGCATTACGACATTCGGATGGTTCCGGGTGGTTCGGCGATCTTGGACGGCGGTCAGGCCCGAGCCGCGGCGCTCTCGATGCCGAGTGCCTGAAGCGCAGTGCGGACGATGTGCTGGGCAGTCAGGCCGGCCGTCTCATACTGTTTGGCCGGCGCATCATGGTCGAGATAGAGGTCGGGCAGAACCATCGGGCGGATCTTCAAGCCGCCGTCAAGCAGGCCAGACGTTGCCAGGAACTGCAGAACGAAGCTGCCGAAACCGCCGACCGACCCCTCCTCGATGGTGATCAGAACCTCATGCTCCAGCGCAAGGCGGCGGACCAGATCCTCGTCCAGCGGCTTGGCGAAGCGGGCGTCGGCCAACGTGGTCGGCAGGCCGCGTGCCGCCAGTTCCGCCGCGGCGCGACGGCCCTCGCCCAGCCGGGTGCCGTAGCTGAGGATGGCGATCTTGGTGCCTTCCTGCAGGATGCGGCCCTTGCCGATCGGCAGGATGCTGCCGCGGTCGGGCAGTTCCAGCCCGACACCCTCGCCGCGCGGGTAGCGCAGGGCCGAGGCGCGGTCGTCGATGGCCGCCTGGGTCGCCACCATGTGCATCAGGTCCAGTTCGTCCGCCGCCGCCATCAACACGATATCGGGCAGGCAGCCGAGATAGGCGGTGTCGAAGGACCCGGCATGGGTCGCCCCGTCCGCCCCCACCAGACCGGCACGGTCGAGCGCGAAGCGCACGGGCAGATGCTGCAGCACCACGTCATGGATGACCTGATCGTAGGCGCGCTGCAGGAAGGTGGAATAAATGGCGCAGAAGGGCTTGTAGCCCTCCGTCGCCATGCCGGCGGCAAAGGTCACCGCATGCTGTTCGGCGATGCCGACATCGAAGCAGCGGTCGGGAAAGCGCTCGCCGAAGAGGTCCAGACCGGTGCCCGAGGGCATGGCGGCAGTGATGCCGACGATGGTCGGGTCGGCTGCCGCCTCGGCGATCAGGCTCTGGGCAAAGACGCGGGTGTAGGTCGGGGCGTTCGACTTCGGCTTGGACTGGGTGCCGGTCACAACGTCGAACTTGGCGACGGCGTGCAGCTTGTCGGCCGACGCCTCTGCCGGGGCATAGCCCTTGCCCTTCTTGGTGACGACATGGATCAGCACCGGCTTGTCGTCGTCGGCGTCGCGGACATTCTGCAGCACCGGCAGCAGATGGTCCAAATTGTGGCCGTCGATCGGACCGATGTAGTAGAAGCCCAGTTCCTCGAACAGGGTGCCGCCGGTGACCATGCCGCGGGCATACTCCTCCGCCCGGCGGGCCGCGTTGCGCAACGGGCGCGGCAACTGGTCGGCGATCTCCTTCGCCAGGTGGCGCAGCGAAAGGTACGGCTTGGAGGAGATCAGCCGCGACAGATAGGCGCTCATTGCACCGACTGGCGGGGCGATGGACATGTCGTTGTCGTTGAGGATGACGATCAGCCGCGACTTGGTTGACGCCGCGTTGTTCATCGCCTCGTACGCCATGCCGGCACTCATCGAGCCGTCGCCGATCACGGCGATGACGTTGCGCCGCTCCCCCTTGATCTTGCTGGCGACCGCCATGCCGAGCCCGGCCGAGATGGAGGTGGAGCTGTGGCCGGCGCCGAACGGATCGTACTCGCTTTCCGACCGCTTGGTGAAGCCGCTGAGGCCCCCACCCATGCGGAGCGTGCGGATGCGGTCGCGCCGCCCGGTCAGGATCTTGTGCGGATAGCACTGGTGCCCGACGTCCCAGATCAGCCGGTCATGGGGCGTGTCGAACACGTAATGGAGCGCGACCGTCAGTTCCACCACCCCGAGCCCGGCACCGAGATGGCCCCCGGTCACCGAGACGGCATCCACCGTCTCGGTGCGCAACTCGTCTGCGAACTGGCGGAGCTGCTCGGGCTTGAGGGCCCGCAGCTTGGCTGGCGTCGGACAAAGGTCGAGCAGCGGAGTCTTGGTGGAGGTCACGTCGTGATGGTCCTCAAAGCTCTGGTCAGGCGCGGCGCGCGACGACGAAGTCGGCGACCGCCTTCAACATATCGGCACGCCCATCGAAAATGTCCAAGTGCTGCGACGCCTGATTGGCGAGCATTTCCGCCTGGGCACGGGCACGGTCGCGGCCGAGGATCGACACGAAGGTCGCCTTGCCGGCCTGGGCGTCGCGGCCCACCGTCTTGCCGGTCTCCTCCGCCGTGCCTTCCACGTCCAGCAGGTCGTCGACGATCTGGAAGGCGAGGCCGAGATCGTGGGCGTAGGCGCGCAGCGCCGTGCGCTGCGGCGGGTTGGCCTTGCCCAGGATGCCGCCGGCCTCGCAGGAATAGGCGATCATCTCGCCCGTCTTCATGCGCTGCAGCCGGGTGGTGGTGCCGAGGTCGAAGGTCTCGTGTTCCGCGATCAGGTCCAGCATCTGGCCGCCGACCATGCCGTGGCCGCCGGACGCCTTGGCCAGCGCCGTCACCAGTTGGCAGCGGATGTTGGGATCCTCGTGCGTCGCCGGGTCCGCCAGCACTTCGAAGGCGAAGGTCAGCAGCCCGTCGCCGGCCAGGATGGCGGTCGCCTCGTCGAACTGGCGGTGGCAGGTAGGGCGGCCGCGCCGCAGCTCGCCATCGTCCATCGCCGGCAGGTCGTCATGGACCAGGGAATAGCTGTGGACCATCTCGACGGCAGCGGCGACGCGGATGGCGCAATCTGCGTTGACGCCGAACAGGGCCGCCGATTGCATCACCAGGAAGGGGCGCAGCCGCTTGCCGCCGTTCAGGCAGCCATAGCGCATGGCGTCGAACACCCGCGCTTCAGGCAGATCGGTGGTCGGCAGGAGGGCGTTGATCTTGACCTCGACCGCCTGGGCGATGTCGGCCAGCGCGGCTTTGAACTCGGTCTGGGACATGGTCTGCACGTCAGTCGATCCGGGCGGGTTCGGTGCCGAGGGAGCCGTCGGCGCTCACGGTGATGCGGTCGATCTTGGCCTGCGCCTCGCGCAGCTTCATCTCGCAATGGCGCTTCAGCGCCGTGCCCCGCTCGTAGGAGGAGATGGCGTCGTCGAGCTTGCCGCGCCCTTCCTCGAGCTGGCGGACGATCCGCTCCAGTTCGGCGAGCGCATCCTCGAAGCTGAGGACGGCGATGTCGGGCGGAAGGGCGGCGCCGGAGACGGGGGCGGAAGACGTCGTGGAAGGGGGCATGTCGGGCAGAACCATCGATGGAACCTCAAGCCCGCGAAGGTATGCCCCGCCCACGTCCGGCGCAAGGCCCGAGGCACTCAGTTACCCCGGCCATTGCGGCCTATGTGCGGCCTATGCGTTCGGGCTGCCCCTCCCCCTTTCGGAAGACCGGAGCGCCCGACCGCCCGGAAAGCCGCATGTCAGCAGTACATCAATTCGCGCACATGGGCGGCGCTGGCGGAAGCAAGGGCGCGCAGGTTGTAGCCCCCCTCCAGCACCGAGACGATGCGCGCCCCGCAATGGGTGCGGGCCAGTTCGCCCAGCTTGCGGGTGGCCCAGACGAAGTCATCGTCGATCAGGTGCAGACCGGCCAAAGGATCGCGCGAATGGGCGTCGAATCCGGCGGAGATAATGAGCAGGTCCGGCTTGAAATGGTCGATGGCCGGCAGGATGACGTGCGTCATGGCATGCCGGAACTCCGGCGACCCCGCCATGGCTGGCAGCGGCGCGTTGACGCAATTGCCGTACTCGCCCTTTTCTCCCGCATCCCCCGTGCCGGGATAGAGCGGCGATTGGTGGGTGGAGCAATAGAGCATGTCCGGATCGTGCTGCAGGATGTCCTGCGTGCCGTTGCCGTGATGGACGTCGAAGTCCATCACCGCCACGCGCTGCAACCCGTGCGCGGCACGGGCGTGATAGGCGCCGACCGCCGCGTTGTTGAACAGGCAGAAGCCCATCGCCTTGTCCCGCTCCGCATGATGGCCGGGCGGGCGCACGGCGCAGAAGGCGTTGCGCGACTGGCCGGTCGCCACCGCGTCGACCGCGGCGCAGACCGCGCCGGCCGCACGCAGCGCCGCCTCCCCCGATCCGGGCGAGACGACCGTGTCGGCATCGACGCCGGCATGCTCCACCTCGGGGATCAGCGACAGCACGCGGTCGATGTGCCCCTGCGGATGTGCGCGCAGGAGCTGTTCCACCGTGGCGCGCGGCGCCTCCTGCCGTTCCAGCATGTGGAACTCCTCCGTTTCCAGCGCGGCGAGCACGGCACGCAGGCGGTCGGAGCATTCGGGATGACCGAGACCCGTGTCGTGCTCCAGGCACGCCGGGTGGGTGAACAGGGTGGTGAACATCGATTTTTCGGTCGTTATCGTTGATTTTCGGGTGGCGTTTGCAGCGTTTCCAAAAACCATTCTTCCTGGATCGCTAATGAAAGTACAGGCTGAATCCAGGACGATTCGTCACAGCCCACTTTCGGGTGCCGGGGCAATCCGTGACACGATACGATCGCAACCGCAACGATGGGCCGGGACGGAGCGGGCCAAGGAGGAGCGGGCTGAAATCACGCCGTCCGCTCGATGACGAAGCGGAGGACACCGTCCTGTTCGGCAACCGACAGCAGACGGTTGCCCGTCGCCTCGCAAAAGGCGGGAAAATCCTTGCGGGCGCCGGGATCGGTGGCCTCCACGGTCAGGGTGTCGCCGATAGCGATGGCCCTGATCGCCTTGCGGGCGCGCAGGACGGGGAGAGGGCACTGTAAGCCCTTGGTATCCAACGGATGATCTGTCATGACCGAAATGCTATCCCACCTGCCGGCCAGTGTCATCGGCCGATGAGCCATCAAGGACCCTACATTCGCAGAACGCAACCATCGGATGATCAATCCTTCAGGTTATAGTTCCGTTTTGCGAGAAAAAAGCGGTGCTTGGCGGTAATGGCAGCGGCCAAGCCGGTGCTGAGACAATCGGCGCCACGGTCCGGGTGACGGAATCCCACAGGTGGACAATTCCCGTGCGGTACGAATATACTAGGATACGAGCATTTTTCTTTACCGGGCCGCGCAACGACAGCCCGGTTGCAAAACGAAGCGGAACGGACAGGGCAACGGGAAAGCGATGAAGATCGAGGATTTGCAGGCAAACGCCCGCCGGGCGAGCGCACTGCTGAAGGCGATGTGCAATGAGCGGCGCCTTCTTATCCTGTGCCACCTGAGCCAGGGCGAGCGGTCGGTGGGCGAACTGGAGGATCTGGTCGGACTGAGCCAATCGGCGCTGTCGCAGCATCTGGCCCGGCTGCGCAACGACAACCTGGTCCGCACGCGTCGCAGCGCCCAGAACATCTATTACTCGCTGAACGGTCACGAGGCCCAGACGATCATGACGACGCTGCACGGCCTCTACTGCCTCCCGGCGGAGGACGCAGCCGACGGCCGCGACGGTGATTCTGCGAATGATCCAGGCAGCGACACTTCCGATCTGCGCATCGCCGCGGCCGGTTGAACCAGCGAACCGCACACCCGCACCGAGGGGCGCAAGCCTCAGTCGCGCGCCAGCAGTGCCGCGGCCGCCAGCGCCACCCATCCCAGCATGAAACTCCATCCTCCGGCGGGAGCCGTCATCGGCACCGGCAGCGGCCCCACCGTGGCCAACGCATAGAGCGTGCCGCAGAACAGCAGGATCCCGGTACAGAACAGCCATCCCGCCGCCCGCAAGGCCAGCAGCTGCGCGCCCGTCCGCCCGGACATCCGCCCGGCCAGCGCCACCAGCAGAACCAGCGCCAGCGCATGCGCCATCTGATACAGCCCGGCGGTACGAAACCACTCCTGCGCCTGTGGCTGGCCAGCCAGCCCATGGCTCGCATAGGCGCCGGCGGCGACCGCGACGGCGCCATTGAGCGCGGCGAAGACGATCCAGATGCGGTCGATCACTCCCACGGACTATCTTCCCTTTCTTCCGATCACCCCAGGCCCATGGCCGGTGCTATCCTGAAGCCTGTCTACACGCAGGGCACCCGCGCGGGCAAGAAACGACCATGACCACAGAGCCAATCCCAGCCACCCCGCTCGTCAGCATCATCACGCCCACCTGGCAGC contains these protein-coding regions:
- a CDS encoding sensor histidine kinase; its protein translation is MAHIMAVTAYRNAEFGTDHGAARAAEGSGSCIDDPALLRCLLDQMPTPTALLEGADDCCSFANAAFRALGVVAGSSLTNSFPALSPVLLVEARNSGRPQRNRAASDRAPDGERFWDLRVTPMLGLNGVVRALIVTADETPESVAEHERRLRDVSHRLKNTLQLVSSLLTLQTLSSKDPEVRRALQSAGSRVGTVTQAHQHTHGALRAGTVDLAPHLRELCQELEATLPGAHRIHVAAEATELPVDSIIPFSLIVSELVGNAARHAFPAGSPGTVDVRLGRIGGDTVRLEISDRGTGLPAGLDITRAATLGLKVVRAFVGQLRGTLAADSSPYGTRVIVDFPAA
- the dxs gene encoding 1-deoxy-D-xylulose-5-phosphate synthase, with amino-acid sequence MTSTKTPLLDLCPTPAKLRALKPEQLRQFADELRTETVDAVSVTGGHLGAGLGVVELTVALHYVFDTPHDRLIWDVGHQCYPHKILTGRRDRIRTLRMGGGLSGFTKRSESEYDPFGAGHSSTSISAGLGMAVASKIKGERRNVIAVIGDGSMSAGMAYEAMNNAASTKSRLIVILNDNDMSIAPPVGAMSAYLSRLISSKPYLSLRHLAKEIADQLPRPLRNAARRAEEYARGMVTGGTLFEELGFYYIGPIDGHNLDHLLPVLQNVRDADDDKPVLIHVVTKKGKGYAPAEASADKLHAVAKFDVVTGTQSKPKSNAPTYTRVFAQSLIAEAAADPTIVGITAAMPSGTGLDLFGERFPDRCFDVGIAEQHAVTFAAGMATEGYKPFCAIYSTFLQRAYDQVIHDVVLQHLPVRFALDRAGLVGADGATHAGSFDTAYLGCLPDIVLMAAADELDLMHMVATQAAIDDRASALRYPRGEGVGLELPDRGSILPIGKGRILQEGTKIAILSYGTRLGEGRRAAAELAARGLPTTLADARFAKPLDEDLVRRLALEHEVLITIEEGSVGGFGSFVLQFLATSGLLDGGLKIRPMVLPDLYLDHDAPAKQYETAGLTAQHIVRTALQALGIESAAARA
- a CDS encoding polyprenyl synthetase family protein encodes the protein MSQTEFKAALADIAQAVEVKINALLPTTDLPEARVFDAMRYGCLNGGKRLRPFLVMQSAALFGVNADCAIRVAAAVEMVHSYSLVHDDLPAMDDGELRRGRPTCHRQFDEATAILAGDGLLTFAFEVLADPATHEDPNIRCQLVTALAKASGGHGMVGGQMLDLIAEHETFDLGTTTRLQRMKTGEMIAYSCEAGGILGKANPPQRTALRAYAHDLGLAFQIVDDLLDVEGTAEETGKTVGRDAQAGKATFVSILGRDRARAQAEMLANQASQHLDIFDGRADMLKAVADFVVARRA
- a CDS encoding exodeoxyribonuclease VII small subunit, with the translated sequence MVLPDMPPSTTSSAPVSGAALPPDIAVLSFEDALAELERIVRQLEEGRGKLDDAISSYERGTALKRHCEMKLREAQAKIDRITVSADGSLGTEPARID
- a CDS encoding histone deacetylase family protein, whose protein sequence is MFTTLFTHPACLEHDTGLGHPECSDRLRAVLAALETEEFHMLERQEAPRATVEQLLRAHPQGHIDRVLSLIPEVEHAGVDADTVVSPGSGEAALRAAGAVCAAVDAVATGQSRNAFCAVRPPGHHAERDKAMGFCLFNNAAVGAYHARAAHGLQRVAVMDFDVHHGNGTQDILQHDPDMLYCSTHQSPLYPGTGDAGEKGEYGNCVNAPLPAMAGSPEFRHAMTHVILPAIDHFKPDLLIISAGFDAHSRDPLAGLHLIDDDFVWATRKLGELARTHCGARIVSVLEGGYNLRALASASAAHVRELMYC
- a CDS encoding sulfurtransferase TusA family protein, encoding MTDHPLDTKGLQCPLPVLRARKAIRAIAIGDTLTVEATDPGARKDFPAFCEATGNRLLSVAEQDGVLRFVIERTA
- a CDS encoding ArsR/SmtB family transcription factor, which produces MKIEDLQANARRASALLKAMCNERRLLILCHLSQGERSVGELEDLVGLSQSALSQHLARLRNDNLVRTRRSAQNIYYSLNGHEAQTIMTTLHGLYCLPAEDAADGRDGDSANDPGSDTSDLRIAAAG
- a CDS encoding DUF423 domain-containing protein, which encodes MGVIDRIWIVFAALNGAVAVAAGAYASHGLAGQPQAQEWFRTAGLYQMAHALALVLLVALAGRMSGRTGAQLLALRAAGWLFCTGILLFCGTLYALATVGPLPVPMTAPAGGWSFMLGWVALAAAALLARD